One uncultured Gellertiella sp. genomic window carries:
- a CDS encoding UbiA family prenyltransferase, with translation MKQHIQSLGTDASAELAIARSIPLVVSLEGALLPVQLGHERLANLLAERGLRAALSSAFGTRAPEPSTLDVATLPCRPEVLDFIGIVKSAGRPVYLLGTDHPEEARAIAAHLDLFDGVIADGSSLEDGGYDFIGSDAADIGLWKGARQAYGVNLDQRSETRLKRSGVEALAFSRRHPDIAARIRLLRPHQYAKNALVLVPLLTSHQFSAENLILSLLAALAFCFAASAVYVLNDVIDLKADRAHPTKKDRPLAAGTVGLAEGLAMIPLLLAGSGLMAFFLPPLFIGLLSGYLALTTAYSLVLKRMMLVDVTILSLLYTLRVVAGAAAITVPVSEWLFAFALLMFTALALIKRYVELSTRLDRDLPDPANRDYKISDLPIIAALAAAAGMNAITVLALYVNSDAVLRLYGRPEVLWLLCPLFLYWVSRTLLLAHRRQLHDDPILFALKDRASWIVGGLALAIVGAAL, from the coding sequence ATGAAGCAGCATATCCAGTCGCTTGGGACGGACGCGTCCGCCGAGCTTGCCATCGCCCGATCCATTCCGCTGGTGGTCTCGCTCGAGGGGGCGCTGCTGCCGGTCCAACTCGGCCATGAAAGGCTTGCGAACCTGCTTGCCGAGCGCGGCCTGCGGGCGGCCCTTTCATCGGCTTTCGGAACCCGGGCCCCGGAGCCCTCGACGCTCGATGTCGCCACCCTGCCCTGCCGACCGGAGGTGCTTGACTTCATCGGCATCGTGAAATCCGCCGGTCGCCCGGTCTATCTGCTGGGCACGGACCATCCAGAGGAAGCGCGCGCCATTGCCGCGCATCTCGATCTGTTTGATGGCGTGATTGCCGATGGCAGTTCACTCGAAGACGGGGGCTACGACTTTATCGGCAGCGACGCCGCTGACATCGGCCTCTGGAAGGGTGCCCGCCAGGCCTATGGCGTGAACCTCGACCAGAGATCCGAAACCCGGCTGAAACGATCCGGGGTGGAGGCGCTCGCCTTTTCACGCCGCCATCCTGATATTGCCGCCCGCATCCGCCTGCTGCGCCCGCATCAATATGCCAAGAATGCGCTGGTGCTGGTGCCGCTCCTGACCTCGCACCAGTTTTCGGCTGAAAACCTGATCCTGTCCCTGCTTGCAGCGCTTGCCTTCTGCTTTGCTGCCTCCGCCGTCTATGTGCTGAACGATGTGATCGACCTCAAGGCCGACCGCGCCCATCCCACCAAGAAGGACAGGCCGCTGGCCGCAGGCACGGTGGGTCTTGCCGAGGGGCTGGCGATGATCCCGCTGCTCCTTGCAGGCTCCGGGCTGATGGCCTTCTTCCTGCCGCCGCTGTTCATTGGTTTGCTTTCAGGTTACCTCGCGCTCACCACCGCCTACTCGCTGGTGCTGAAGCGGATGATGCTGGTCGATGTGACAATCCTGTCGCTGCTTTATACGCTGCGGGTGGTGGCGGGCGCTGCGGCGATTACAGTTCCGGTGTCGGAATGGCTGTTTGCCTTTGCCTTGCTGATGTTCACCGCGCTCGCCCTGATCAAGCGCTATGTCGAGCTTTCGACCCGGCTCGACAGGGATCTGCCCGATCCCGCCAACCGCGATTACAAGATTTCCGACCTGCCGATCATTGCCGCCCTTGCGGCGGCGGCCGGCATGAACGCAATCACGGTTCTGGCGCTCTATGTCAATTCCGACGCTGTCCTGCGGCTCTATGGCCGACCGGAAGTGCTGTGGCTGCTCTGCCCGCTGTTTCTTTACTGGGTGTCCCGCACCCTGCTCCTCGCCCACCGGCGGCAGTTGCATGATGATCCGATCCTGTTCGCGCTGAAGGACAGGGCAAGCTGGATCGTTGGCGGCCTCGCCCTTGCCATTGTCGGTGCTGCACTCTGA
- the efp gene encoding elongation factor P — translation MVKIIASSLRKGNVVEVDGKLYVVLTAQNFHPGKGTPVTQVDMRRIVDGVKVSERWRTTEQVERAFVEDRPFQFLYEDGEGYHFMNPENYDQVAVDAETVGDMKAYLQEGMSVILSIYEGIALAMELPRTVTLEIMETEPVVKGQTASSSYKPAILSNGLRTLVPPHITAGTRVVIMTEDGSYMERAKD, via the coding sequence ATGGTAAAGATCATCGCCTCTTCGCTTCGCAAGGGCAATGTCGTCGAAGTCGATGGCAAATTATACGTGGTTCTGACGGCCCAGAACTTTCACCCCGGCAAGGGCACGCCGGTCACACAGGTCGACATGCGCCGCATCGTTGACGGCGTGAAGGTATCGGAACGCTGGCGCACCACCGAACAGGTCGAGCGCGCCTTCGTCGAGGACCGCCCCTTCCAGTTCCTCTATGAGGATGGCGAAGGCTACCACTTCATGAACCCCGAGAACTATGACCAGGTGGCCGTCGACGCCGAAACGGTCGGCGACATGAAGGCCTATCTCCAGGAAGGCATGAGCGTCATCCTGTCGATCTATGAAGGCATTGCGCTGGCAATGGAACTGCCGCGCACCGTGACGCTGGAGATCATGGAAACCGAGCCGGTCGTCAAGGGCCAGACGGCCTCCTCCTCCTACAAGCCCGCGATCCTGTCGAATGGCCTGCGCACCCTCGTGCCGCCGCATATCACCGCCGGGACCCGCGTCGTCATCATGACCGAAGACGGTTCCTACATGGAACGCGCCAAGGACTGA
- the epmA gene encoding EF-P lysine aminoacylase EpmA produces MKTTFSPWWTPDVHADRRPFLLGRNAIQAAFRGFFARHDFIEVDTATLQVSPGNEAHLHAFATEAIDNAGSRHPFYLHTSPEFACKKLLAAGEKRISCFAHVYRNRERGPLHHPEFTMLEWYRAGETYESLMRDSAELIALAAETMGCRQFSWRGRMMDPFAQPEHLSVAGAFQRFAGIDLLATTSPNGETDRDALATALEKAGIRYASDDTWADMFSRVLVERIEPHLGFGRATVLYGYPVSEAALARRSPEEPRIAERFELYACGVELANAFGELTDAAEQRRRFSLEMAEKQRVYGETYPLDEDFLAALTRMPEASGIALGFDRLVMLATGATRIDQVIWAPVAEAGI; encoded by the coding sequence ATGAAAACCACCTTTTCCCCCTGGTGGACACCCGATGTCCATGCCGACAGGCGGCCTTTCCTTCTCGGACGCAATGCCATCCAGGCGGCCTTTCGCGGTTTCTTCGCGCGCCACGACTTCATCGAGGTGGATACGGCGACGCTGCAGGTCTCGCCGGGCAACGAAGCGCATCTGCATGCCTTTGCCACCGAGGCGATCGACAATGCCGGTTCGCGCCATCCCTTCTATCTCCATACCTCGCCGGAATTTGCCTGCAAGAAACTGCTGGCGGCAGGCGAGAAGCGGATTTCCTGTTTTGCCCATGTCTATCGCAACCGCGAGCGCGGGCCGCTGCATCATCCCGAATTCACCATGCTGGAATGGTATCGCGCCGGTGAAACCTATGAGAGCCTGATGCGCGACAGCGCCGAACTGATCGCGCTTGCCGCCGAGACCATGGGGTGCCGCCAATTCAGCTGGCGTGGCCGGATGATGGACCCGTTCGCGCAGCCGGAGCACCTGAGCGTCGCCGGGGCCTTCCAGCGGTTTGCAGGCATCGACCTTCTGGCCACCACGTCTCCAAACGGCGAGACGGACCGCGACGCGCTTGCCACTGCACTTGAAAAAGCGGGCATCCGCTACGCTTCGGATGATACCTGGGCGGATATGTTCAGCCGGGTTCTGGTGGAAAGGATCGAACCCCATCTCGGCTTTGGCCGGGCGACGGTGCTTTACGGCTATCCGGTCAGCGAGGCAGCCCTTGCCCGCCGCTCGCCCGAAGAGCCCCGCATCGCCGAGCGCTTCGAGCTTTATGCCTGCGGGGTCGAACTTGCCAATGCCTTCGGCGAATTGACCGATGCCGCCGAACAGCGCCGCCGCTTCAGCCTGGAAATGGCGGAAAAGCAGCGGGTCTATGGGGAAACCTATCCGCTCGACGAGGATTTCCTCGCAGCCCTCACCCGGATGCCCGAGGCATCCGGCATTGCGCTCGGCTTCGACCGGCTGGTGATGCTGGCAACCGGGGCGACCCGGATCGATCAGGTGATCTGGGCACCGGTGGCGGAGGCAGGCATTTGA
- a CDS encoding lysine-2,3-aminomutase-like protein → MTGRTLHTVEELVAAGLLPGDRLEDARKVARRYAIGITPGMADLIRHPDDPIGLQFLPQASELQTAPEESADPIGDHAHSPVEGVVHRYPDRVLLKLLHVCPVYCRFCFRREMVGPEGDGMLVGEKLAAALAYIAAHEEIWEVILTGGDPLMLSPRRLGEVMAALGAISHVRIVRLHSRVPAVDPARIDAAMIAALRQSGKAVYLALHANHPREMTGAACDAVRRLVDSGIVMLSQTVLLKGVNDDPEVLAALMRLFVENRIKPYYLHHPDLAPGTAHFRLSIEEGQRVVSALRGRISGLCQPAYVLDIPGGHGKTSLHGQSALPQPDGRHLLTDFRGGRHVYPPEKK, encoded by the coding sequence TTGACGGGCCGGACACTGCATACGGTCGAAGAACTGGTTGCCGCGGGATTGCTGCCCGGGGACCGGCTTGAGGATGCAAGAAAAGTTGCGCGCCGCTATGCAATCGGCATCACGCCCGGGATGGCGGACCTGATCCGCCACCCCGATGACCCCATCGGCCTGCAGTTCCTGCCACAGGCTTCGGAACTGCAGACCGCGCCGGAAGAAAGTGCCGATCCGATCGGTGACCACGCCCACAGCCCCGTGGAAGGCGTGGTGCACCGCTATCCGGACCGGGTGTTGCTGAAACTGCTGCATGTCTGCCCGGTCTATTGCCGCTTCTGCTTTCGCCGCGAGATGGTCGGGCCGGAGGGTGATGGCATGCTGGTGGGCGAAAAGCTTGCCGCCGCACTTGCCTATATCGCCGCCCATGAGGAGATCTGGGAGGTGATCCTGACCGGCGGTGATCCCCTGATGCTGTCACCGCGCCGGTTGGGCGAAGTGATGGCGGCGCTGGGTGCCATCAGCCATGTCCGGATCGTGCGGCTGCACAGCCGCGTGCCCGCCGTCGACCCCGCACGGATCGATGCCGCGATGATCGCGGCGCTGCGCCAGAGCGGCAAGGCCGTCTATCTCGCCCTCCACGCCAACCATCCGCGCGAGATGACCGGGGCGGCCTGCGACGCGGTGCGCCGCCTGGTTGATTCCGGCATTGTGATGCTGAGCCAGACCGTGCTGTTGAAGGGTGTCAATGACGATCCCGAGGTGCTGGCCGCGCTGATGCGGCTGTTCGTCGAAAACCGGATCAAACCCTATTACCTCCACCATCCCGATCTCGCGCCCGGGACGGCGCATTTCCGCCTGTCGATCGAAGAGGGGCAGCGGGTTGTCTCGGCCTTGAGGGGCAGAATCTCCGGCCTCTGCCAGCCGGCCTATGTCCTCGATATTCCCGGAGGGCATGGCAAGACCAGTCTTCACGGCCAGTCCGCTCTGCCGCAACCAGATGGACGTCACCTTCTCACGGATTTCAGGGGTGGGCGGCACGTCTACCCGCCGGAGAAAAAATAG
- a CDS encoding LysR substrate-binding domain-containing protein, with amino-acid sequence MALTLRQIDAFRAVMLLGTLTEAAQHLGISQPAISRLIADLELEIGFKLFDRSGRRVVATAEAELLVDEVRRALVGLDQIKETALEIGKFRFSRLRLITVPSVASTVVADLIEVFSRQFPETFISLEVQASEAAAEWIVTQQCDLGIVTDLPENQAFASRRLMVDAMHCILPMDHPLADKTLLVPEDFADQNFISFRPNSIFRARVDHIFQRTGVNRLMRYEVRTTEAICSMVAAGIGISIVGPLGRQSTDGENSRYHIRPIDPAPDVELSLLWSMHRPVPVVAQQFMAVAEQYFRNHASQNETIEGAI; translated from the coding sequence ATGGCTTTGACTTTGAGGCAGATCGATGCGTTTCGAGCCGTCATGCTGCTGGGCACCCTGACCGAGGCGGCCCAGCATCTCGGCATATCCCAGCCTGCCATAAGCCGGTTGATCGCCGATCTCGAGCTGGAAATCGGATTCAAGCTGTTTGATCGCAGCGGCAGGCGGGTGGTCGCTACGGCGGAAGCCGAGTTGCTGGTCGATGAGGTCCGCCGTGCACTTGTCGGTCTCGACCAGATCAAGGAAACCGCCCTGGAAATCGGAAAATTCCGCTTTTCGAGGCTCCGCCTGATCACGGTTCCGTCCGTCGCGTCCACCGTGGTGGCAGATCTCATAGAGGTCTTCTCGCGGCAGTTTCCGGAAACCTTCATCTCGCTGGAAGTCCAGGCTTCTGAAGCCGCAGCGGAATGGATCGTAACCCAGCAATGCGACCTCGGCATTGTCACCGATCTCCCGGAAAACCAGGCCTTCGCCAGTCGTCGGCTGATGGTCGATGCCATGCATTGCATCCTGCCGATGGACCATCCGCTTGCCGACAAGACGTTGCTGGTGCCCGAGGATTTTGCGGACCAGAATTTCATTTCCTTCCGCCCGAATTCCATCTTCCGCGCCCGTGTCGATCATATTTTCCAGCGCACGGGTGTCAATCGGCTTATGCGGTATGAAGTGCGGACCACGGAAGCCATCTGCTCCATGGTCGCCGCCGGTATCGGCATTTCCATCGTTGGTCCGCTCGGCCGACAGTCGACGGACGGTGAAAACAGTCGCTACCACATCCGGCCAATAGATCCGGCTCCGGATGTGGAGCTCTCGCTGCTCTGGTCCATGCATCGGCCCGTGCCGGTGGTGGCGCAGCAGTTCATGGCGGTAGCTGAACAGTATTTCAGAAACCATGCGAGCCAGAATGAAACAATCGAGGGCGCGATCTGA
- a CDS encoding acyl carrier protein translates to MNDRIRDLLTKLGNLPVPVAELADEADLYTAGLSSFASVQLMLGIEDAFDIEFPDNLLNRKSFASIAAIRSTVEQILARKEAV, encoded by the coding sequence ATGAACGACCGGATTCGAGACCTTCTGACCAAACTCGGGAACCTGCCGGTTCCGGTAGCTGAGCTTGCCGATGAGGCGGATCTCTATACGGCAGGTTTGTCTTCCTTCGCCTCGGTGCAACTGATGCTGGGGATCGAGGATGCGTTTGACATCGAGTTTCCCGACAATCTGCTCAACCGAAAGTCGTTTGCCAGTATTGCGGCGATCCGCAGCACGGTCGAGCAGATTCTCGCCCGGAAAGAGGCGGTCTGA
- a CDS encoding acyl-CoA dehydrogenase family protein, with the protein MNMVAQGQRESLTARASRVAAIAGKSAGDVDAEGRFPREAVDAMIAERLLGIQVPASHGGEGATFTGIAELCSILSQACASSAMIFAMHHIKLSSLVEHGLESAWHTEFMARVAREQLLLGSATTEGGIGGNLRNSICAIEIEGGTCRLTKDATVISYGAHADAILITSRAHKDAAASDQVMTVFTRDQYTLERTHVWDTLGMRGTCSDGFLFQGEAPAEQVFPKPFAEIAAQSMLAASHLLWSGVWYGIAADAVARSQAFVRAAARKSPGQTPPGALRLAEVSSQLQMVRSNVVAGLKAYEEAKHDEDRLSSMGFAVAMNNVKICSSEMILPIINHALLICGIMGYKNGTPYSLGRHLRDAHSAQLMISNDRILGNSSSMLLVHKLDTSLLG; encoded by the coding sequence ATGAACATGGTCGCGCAGGGGCAGCGTGAAAGCCTGACGGCGAGGGCATCGCGGGTTGCCGCCATCGCCGGGAAATCTGCCGGAGACGTGGATGCCGAAGGCCGGTTTCCGCGCGAGGCGGTCGATGCCATGATTGCCGAGCGGTTGCTCGGCATCCAGGTGCCGGCAAGCCATGGCGGTGAAGGGGCAACCTTTACCGGGATCGCCGAGCTTTGCTCCATCCTCTCGCAGGCCTGTGCCTCGAGCGCGATGATCTTCGCGATGCACCACATCAAGCTGTCGAGCCTGGTCGAGCACGGGCTGGAAAGTGCCTGGCACACGGAATTCATGGCACGGGTTGCCCGCGAACAGCTGCTTCTCGGCTCCGCCACTACGGAAGGCGGCATTGGCGGAAACCTGCGCAATTCGATCTGCGCCATCGAGATCGAGGGTGGCACCTGCCGCCTGACCAAGGATGCCACCGTGATTTCCTATGGCGCCCATGCGGATGCGATCCTGATCACGTCAAGGGCGCACAAGGATGCGGCCGCTTCCGACCAGGTGATGACCGTCTTCACCCGCGATCAGTACACGCTCGAGCGCACCCATGTCTGGGATACGCTCGGCATGCGCGGCACCTGTTCCGACGGGTTCCTGTTCCAGGGGGAAGCGCCGGCCGAACAGGTCTTCCCGAAACCCTTCGCCGAAATTGCGGCGCAATCGATGCTCGCCGCTTCGCATCTGCTGTGGAGTGGCGTGTGGTACGGCATTGCTGCCGATGCGGTTGCGCGGTCGCAGGCTTTCGTGCGGGCTGCCGCCCGCAAGTCGCCCGGCCAGACGCCGCCCGGCGCGCTGCGGCTTGCCGAGGTCTCCAGCCAGCTGCAGATGGTGCGGTCCAACGTTGTTGCCGGTCTCAAGGCCTATGAGGAGGCCAAGCATGACGAAGACCGCCTGTCCTCGATGGGCTTTGCCGTGGCGATGAACAATGTGAAGATCTGTTCTTCCGAAATGATCCTGCCGATCATCAACCATGCGCTGCTGATCTGCGGCATCATGGGTTACAAGAACGGCACGCCCTACAGCCTCGGCCGTCACCTGCGCGATGCGCATTCGGCCCAGCTGATGATCTCGAATGACCGAATTCTCGGCAACTCGTCCTCTATGCTTCTCGTGCACAAGCTGGACACAAGTCTTCTGGGGTGA
- a CDS encoding amino acid--[acyl-carrier-protein] ligase has product MDMQVSFLDRLFEAGLLIDMGVDGLYGRSGPFEEVIAAFERLIDRIGGPDGAEAIRFPPGMNRVNFETSGYMKSFPQLAGTIHSFCGCELDHVSLLKCMEEGSDWTKGQEATDIVLTPAACYPLYPVVARRGAVADSGQLYDLQSYCFRHEPSKDPARQQLFRMREYVFMGPEDKVMAFRQRWMDRGTAMMQSVGLPVEIDVANDPFFGRAGRLLVNNQRDQNLKFELLIPITSVEKPTACMSFNYHQDQFGLKWGLKFGDGQPAHTACVGFGLERIALALFHTHGLDVKAWPDSVRATLWG; this is encoded by the coding sequence ATGGATATGCAGGTTTCTTTTCTCGACCGTCTGTTTGAGGCGGGTCTTCTGATCGACATGGGCGTCGATGGGCTCTACGGCCGCTCCGGCCCGTTCGAGGAGGTCATTGCCGCCTTCGAACGGCTGATCGACCGCATCGGCGGCCCTGACGGTGCCGAGGCAATCCGGTTTCCGCCCGGCATGAACCGGGTCAATTTCGAAACCAGCGGCTACATGAAGAGCTTTCCGCAACTCGCCGGAACGATCCACTCGTTCTGCGGCTGCGAACTCGATCATGTCAGCCTGCTGAAATGCATGGAAGAGGGGTCGGACTGGACAAAGGGCCAGGAAGCGACGGACATCGTGCTGACGCCTGCTGCCTGCTATCCGCTCTATCCCGTCGTCGCGCGGCGCGGTGCGGTTGCCGACAGCGGCCAGCTTTATGATCTCCAGTCCTATTGCTTCCGCCATGAGCCCTCGAAGGACCCGGCCCGCCAGCAACTGTTCCGCATGCGCGAATACGTATTCATGGGGCCGGAAGACAAGGTAATGGCCTTCCGCCAGCGCTGGATGGACCGCGGCACCGCGATGATGCAATCGGTTGGCCTGCCTGTCGAAATCGACGTGGCCAATGACCCGTTCTTCGGTCGCGCCGGTCGCCTGCTGGTCAACAACCAGCGCGACCAGAACCTGAAATTCGAGCTCTTGATCCCGATCACCTCGGTGGAAAAGCCGACCGCCTGCATGAGCTTCAACTACCATCAGGACCAGTTCGGCCTGAAATGGGGACTGAAATTCGGGGATGGCCAGCCCGCCCACACCGCCTGTGTCGGTTTCGGCCTCGAACGCATCGCGCTGGCGCTGTTCCATACCCATGGTCTCGACGTCAAGGCATGGCCCGACAGCGTTCGCGCCACGCTCTGGGGCTGA
- a CDS encoding DUF1839 family protein: MSAVFAGLDPATHVPHALHHSERMWPETNCYADLWIEVLHALALPPEAMLGFTLTQDFEGDQFTFFKVPLEDLEALYGIRCTELAIFDQVELHVAEQIRRGRLCLVEMDSYFMPDTHATGYRKEHGKTTVGINRLDRDARVMDYFHNGGFFRLEGEDFEGVFQTHLGEEDVPFLPYTEFAKLPDGKPELAAIRTKARQLLTFHFGRRPAENPLRAFAAVFRQQVEAVAERPFGFFHTYAFNTLRQFGANFELAGSHLDWIGEGGEFDEAARAAGRLSEVAKTVQFQLARAVTRKKFDPLATALDPAIDAWDQMMGSLDMRLGR, from the coding sequence ATGTCCGCAGTCTTTGCCGGTCTCGATCCGGCCACCCATGTCCCGCATGCGCTCCATCACAGCGAGCGCATGTGGCCGGAAACCAATTGCTATGCCGATCTGTGGATCGAGGTCCTGCATGCACTCGCCCTGCCACCCGAGGCGATGCTCGGCTTTACCCTGACACAGGATTTCGAGGGCGACCAGTTCACCTTTTTCAAGGTGCCGCTGGAAGATCTCGAAGCGCTCTATGGCATCCGCTGCACGGAACTGGCGATTTTCGACCAGGTAGAGCTGCATGTCGCCGAACAGATCCGCCGCGGGCGGCTCTGTCTGGTCGAAATGGACAGCTATTTCATGCCCGATACCCATGCGACCGGCTATCGCAAGGAGCACGGCAAGACGACGGTCGGGATCAACCGGCTGGACAGGGATGCCCGGGTGATGGACTATTTCCACAATGGCGGCTTTTTCCGGCTGGAGGGTGAGGATTTCGAGGGCGTGTTCCAGACCCATCTCGGCGAGGAGGACGTGCCATTCCTGCCCTATACGGAATTTGCCAAACTTCCGGACGGGAAGCCTGAGCTTGCCGCAATCCGGACGAAGGCGCGGCAATTGCTGACCTTCCACTTTGGCCGCCGCCCGGCGGAAAATCCGCTGCGCGCCTTCGCTGCGGTGTTTCGCCAGCAGGTGGAGGCGGTGGCCGAGCGCCCCTTCGGCTTCTTCCACACATATGCCTTCAATACGCTGCGCCAGTTCGGCGCGAATTTCGAGCTGGCGGGGAGCCATCTCGACTGGATCGGCGAAGGCGGCGAATTCGACGAGGCGGCGCGCGCGGCAGGCCGGCTTTCGGAAGTGGCAAAAACCGTGCAGTTCCAGCTTGCTCGCGCCGTTACCCGCAAGAAGTTCGATCCGCTCGCCACGGCCCTCGATCCGGCCATTGACGCCTGGGACCAGATGATGGGATCTCTGGACATGCGCCTTGGCCGCTGA